The Verrucomicrobiota bacterium region CAGGCAGAGAGTGGAAGGTTTGGTCAGTTAGAGGTAAATAGAGGCCTCCCTGCTATTTACCTTATTAAATATTTTTCCAAAGATAAAGATGGTGCTTGGGTGGTCAAAGATGAGGTGCGTCGCTTGATTAAATTTGAAAAAGTTAATTTGATAAAGCCTTGGGGCTATTTACCCACTTTTGATGTTATTTTTATTAGGAATGTTTTGATTTACTTTGATGTAGATACTAAACGCGGAATCCTAAATAATATTTGTAGACAACTCCATCCTGATGGTTATTTATTTATGGGCACCTCAGAAAGCGTATTGCATATCAGTAATGTTTTGAAACCTAATCATGTTGGTCACAGCACAGTCTTTCGTAAGATATTAGCTGGGGCAGAGTTTACCTAGTAGTTTAGCTTGATAAAATAGTGCCATAGCCTATTCATTTACAAATCTGGGTGATAATGATTTGGAGTCAAGTCAATGGGGGTTTCCAACTTTCCTGACTTTTATCTCTTTTCCCAAGAAATTTATTTTCTTTAGGACTCTGTCAACATGTATGCTAGAGACTAGTATTTCTATCTCAGCGTCTAAAGATTTTGCAAATTTGATTAATGAAATAATGAGGTTTAGCCCGGTAGAATCGATTAATTTTGTTTGTATGAGATTAATTTTTAATGAGCACCATTTTTCTGACATACCTCTGATTCTTTTAAGGGTGTCTTCAATAGGTTCGATTTTTTCAATAACATTATTTGAACTTAAATCGCCTTGAAAAAATAAGCTCAAAGATTTTTTTTCTGAATCAAATTGGAGTTCCATATTTATTCCTCAATTATTCATTAAATACTAAATATAAGCCTAGTGTGTGCTCCATTATTTAAGCTTTTAAATTCGTCTGCTAAGGCATTTACCAGAGATAGTCCTAACGATTGATGTTCATTGCTTTCCATGTCTATTTCAATGGCATCAGAAAATTCAAAATCATGTCCAGCACCCTCATCATTAATAAGAATCTTTAGGAGGCTATTTTCGTAGTTATAGGAAATCTGAATTCTAAAATTTTTGTCTGCTTTGCCTTGGCATCCATGTTCAAAAGCGTTTATAGCTAATTCTCTAATACACAGTAGGATGTCTAGCAGTTTATCTTCTTTAATTGTAGGAATTGCTAACCTAATGCTCTGATTCCAGACTTCTTGTATTTCGTCAATTTTATTCCCCCTATCACCCTCATGTGTTTCTGATAGAATAGGAATATAGACGTTGTCACTATTGAAAAGGGATATAGGAATACTAATCCTCAGCAAAGAGATATCGTCAGGTGGGTTCTTTAAATAGGGTGAATCCAAGGCTTGTTCTTTGCAGTAAAGTAAATGGTAGGCCATGGCAAAAGGGTCGACTCCTGAGGACAAGGCTAAATCCTCAATACCGTCACTCCATAAAAGCAAAGAGCTGCCTTTATCTAGGTCTAGTTCAAAAGTTTCTAACTCAAGCTCATCAAACCATCCTAAAGGACAGCTACCTTCCTTTGTGATAACCATTTCATTGCCATCAGGTTTACAAAATTTTATAGAAGGTAAACCACTATTGATAACCGTCGCTTTAAAATCGCAATTATTTTTGTGCTCAATTAAAATAGCTGTTAGACATAAAGAGGTCGTTACTGTTGGTAAATCTGCTTGGTTACCAAGTTGTTTGCCCCATTCTCTCAATAGGTAGGTGTTAAAATACTTGATAATATCTAGAATATCTGAACCATTTTCTAGCATGCCTCTTAGGATCCCCCTGAAGAAGGTAGAGATAAATCCCGCCTTTAGATCATGTCCTGAAACATCAATTAGAATGATGATGGTTTCCTGCTCCGAGATTGGGAAAAATGTCATAGCATCTCCGCCAATTTCATTTTTCGGATGATTAAAAAGTTCTATATCAAAGGGTAGATCTTCTGGAATATTTTCTACCAAATAGCGCTGGAACTCGTTGATTTCAGCTAAGGCCTCTTGTTTGGCAAAAGCAGACCTCTTACTGTCTGTAATTTCTATAGCTTTGGAAACTGAGTTGAGCAAC contains the following coding sequences:
- a CDS encoding response regulator gives rise to the protein MQKQNKVLIVDDDKVVREILHLMLGKHKYLTSEASSGREAINILSNYETEPYDCVITDNHMADIDGYELIKWTKTNIPELATIMMTSDNESATVRKVFKGGAVDFLRKPPQVHSLLNSVSKAIEITDSKRSAFAKQEALAEINEFQRYLVENIPEDLPFDIELFNHPKNEIGGDAMTFFPISEQETIIILIDVSGHDLKAGFISTFFRGILRGMLENGSDILDIIKYFNTYLLREWGKQLGNQADLPTVTTSLCLTAILIEHKNNCDFKATVINSGLPSIKFCKPDGNEMVITKEGSCPLGWFDELELETFELDLDKGSSLLLWSDGIEDLALSSGVDPFAMAYHLLYCKEQALDSPYLKNPPDDISLLRISIPISLFNSDNVYIPILSETHEGDRGNKIDEIQEVWNQSIRLAIPTIKEDKLLDILLCIRELAINAFEHGCQGKADKNFRIQISYNYENSLLKILINDEGAGHDFEFSDAIEIDMESNEHQSLGLSLVNALADEFKSLNNGAHTRLIFSI